The nucleotide sequence CCGAACTGGAGCGGCTGGTGGATATCAGCAACAACCTGATCGTCGAGGGCGGCGGTGTGTTTTCCGCCACCTTCCAGGGCAGCGTGGCCGTGCTCGACCAGGAGGCCGGCCGGCCCTACTGGACCAAGGACATGTCCACCTCCACCCAGATGGCCAGCGCCCTGGGCAGCCTGTTCGTGGCCGACAGTACCGGCCACGTATGGGCCATCGACCAGCGCACCGGCAACACCCTGTGGAAGCTGGACCTGCTTTATGGCCGCGGCCTGACTGGCGTGGCCGTGCAGCGCGGCCAGGTGGTGGTGGGCGATGCCGAGGGCTATCTGCACTGGATCGACGCTGCCAGCGGCCGGATTACCGCCCGCACCCGACACCATCGGAAGGGATTTGCCGCCGCACCGGTGGTTCGTGATGATGTGCTGTACGTGTATGGCCGGCGTGGCCGGCTGGCGGCCTACGTACTGGAAGATCGCTGACATCACACACCGGCGGCGGCCTTGACCGCCGTCTGTTGTTTAACGAGTGACACCCGCGCAGGCGGGTGTCCTGCTATCTGAGTGACCGAGTCTTAATGAAACCCGTGCTGGCCCTGGTGGGCCGTCCCAACGTGGGCAAGTCCACCCTGTTCAATCGCCTGACCCGCACCCGTGACGCGCTGGTGGCGGACATGCCCGGCCTGACCCGCGACCGTAAATACGGCCTCGGGCGTGGCGCCGACCGCCCCTACGTGGTGATCGACACCGGCGGTATCGGCGAAGGCCTGGAAGGCGTGGCCGAACCGACCACCGAGCAGGCGCGGCTGGCGCTGGCCGAGGCCGATGCCGTGCTGTTCCTGGTCGATGGCCGGGCCGGCCTGACCGTTGCGGACCAGCAACTGGCGCAGCTGATGCGCACCCTGAACAAGCCCGTGCACCTGGTGGTGAACAAGACCGACGGTCTGGACGAAGACTCCGCCATGGCCGAGTTCTACGCCCTGGGCCTGGGCGAAGTACACGCCATTGCCGCTGTGCACGGCCGGGGCGTGCGGCGCATGCTGGAAAACGTGCTGGCGCCATTCCCGTTGCCGCCGGAAGTCGATGCCGAAGAGCAGGCCGCCGATTCCGGCATCAAGGTGGCTGTGCTGGGCCGCCCGAACGTGGGCAAGTCCACCCTGGTGAACCGCCTGCTGGGCGAAGAACGTGTGGTGGTCTACGACATGGCCGGCACCACCCGCGACACCATCGAGATTCCCTACGAGCGCCACGGCAAGCGTTACACGCTGCTGGATACCGCCGGCATCCGCCGGCGCGGCAAGGTGTTCGAGGCGGTGGAAAAATTCTCCGTGATCAAGGCCATGCAGGCGATCGACGACGCCCATGTGGTGGTCATCGTGATCGACGCCCGCGAGGGCCTCACCGAACAGGACCTGCACCTGCTGGGCTATATCATCGAAGCCGGCCGCTCGGTGGTGATGGCGGTGAACAAGTGGGATGGTCTGTCAGTGGAACACCGGGAACAGGTCAAGGCCGAGCTGGGCCGCCGGCTGGAGTTTGCGCCCTGGATGCGCGTTCACACCATTTCCGCGCTGCACGGCACCGGTGTGGGCGACCTGTACCCGCTGATCGAGCGCGCCTGGGCGTCGGCGTTCCCGAAAGTCAGCACCAACAGCCTGACGCAAATGATGGAGGCCATCGTCGCCCGCCATCAGCCACCCATTGTGGGCCGCAACCGCATCAAACTGCGCTACGCGCACATTGGCGGCAGCAACCCGCCGCGCATCATCATCCACGGCAGCAAGGCCGATTCCGTGCCGGCGGGTTATCGGCGTTATCTGGAAAACCGCTTCCGTGAGCAACTGAAACTGGAAGGTACGCCGGTGCGGGTCGAGTTCAAGAGCAGCGAAAACCCCTATGAGGGCAAGAAAAACACCCTCACCGAGCGCCAGATCCGCCGCAAGAAACGCTTGATGAAACACGTGAAACGCTGACACCTTCATCGCGTGGTACGCCAAAAGGCGCTATAGCCGGCCTCTGGCTGAGAGTACACTGCCCCGAAATAATGATTGATCGGGGAGCTCATGCGAAGCCTGTTGCTTGTGCTGGTGATGTCCGCCTCCAGCCAGGGCGCGGTTGCCGCGCTGGACTGGCCGCCGGCCAGTGGACACGACGATGCGGGGGCGTCGGCCTCCGGCATGCCGGTGGTGCTCACCCCCGCGCGCTTGCGCCAGCCGCAGTCGGAAGTGCCGGCAAGCGTTACGGTCATTGATCGCAGCCTGATCGAGGCCAGCGGCGCGCGGGAAATCTACCAGTTGTTCCGTCTGGTGCCGGGCATGGCGGCACTGAAAGTGGACGGTAACGTCCCCACCGTCGCCTATCATGCCACCCAGGCCCGCGATACCCGCCGCATGCTGGTGCTGGTGGACGGCCGCTCGGTGTACCAGCCGGGCCTGTCACGGGTGCTGTGGAACGATATCCCGCTGGAAGTCGAGGACATCGAGCGCATCGAAGTCACCCGCGGCCCCAACGCCGCCGCCTACGGTGCCAACGCCTTTACCGGCATCATCAACATCATCAGCCGCCACCCGGAAGACGTGATCGGCACCACGGTGAGCATCCGTGGCGGCAACAATGGTGTGCGCGATGTGCGCCTGACCGACGGCCGGCGCTGGTCCGATGGCGGCCTGCGGCTGACCGCTGCGCGCCGTGCTGACGAGGGCTATGATGATGACATCCTCTACCTGGGCCGCCCCCTGCGCGATGCCAGGGAAGTGCACACCTTCAACCTGCGGCTGGCCCATCACCTGAACCTGCGCGACACGCTGGAAGTGTTTGCCGGTGGTGCCCGCACCGCGTTGCAGCGGCCGGTGGATTCCGGGTTGCTGACCTTTGTCGACTACACCCGGCTGCCGGAGGAAGACAACCGCTCCGGCTTCCTGCAACTGCGCTGGTCGCGCGAAATATCCGATCAGCACCAGCTGCGTGTGCAGACCTACGCCCAGTACACCCGTGCCGCCCTCTCGCAGAGTGTCTGCACGCTGGACCCGCTGACCGGCCTGCCGGGCCCGGGCGGCGGCGTGTTCTACAGCCGCGAGCTGCGCGACCTCTACAACGCCAATAACCGTGACCTGGACGCCACCCTGGCGGCGTTTCCCTCGGACCCGGCGGTGCTCAACCGTTACAGCACGCTCGCCGGCAGCGGGGCGGCGCCGTTCTGCCATGGGCTCGGACAGCAGGTGGAAGAGCAGCGCGCCGACCTGGAAATCGAGGACACGCTGCAACTGCATCGCCGGGTGCGCCTGGTCACCGGCGCGAACGTGCGCCAGGACCGTGCGGTTTCCCAGGTCTTCCTGCGCGGCACGCACGAAAACAACAGCCAGGCGCTGTTCAGCAACCTGGAGCTGATGCCGCTGGACCCGGTGCGCATCAACCTCGGCGGGTTCTACCAATGGGATGAGATCAACGGCAGTGAATTCAGTCCGCGCGCGGCGCTGATCTGGACTCCGGCGCCAGGCCATGGTGTGCGGCTGGTCTATTCGCGCGCCGTGCGCAGTGTGGACGTCTACGAGGATCAGGCCGACACCAGCATCCGGCCGGAGAAGCTGCCGGCGGACTACCGCGATAACGCCGTGGCGCTGCTCGGCTGGACACAGCCGGAACTGTTCCTGACCCAGCGCAGCGACGGCATGCTGAAATCCGAGCGCATCCGCTCACGTGAACTGGGTTATTTCGGTCGCATGGGGCAATTCGAGATTGATGTACGCTTCTTCAACGAGAGGCTCAGCGATCTGATCAGCCGTCCCGTGAACCCGTTTCAGTTTGAGGCCAGCAATGCCGATAGAGTGGATCATCGGGGTTGGGAAACCCAGCTCGCCTGGTGGCCGCACCGGCGACACCTGCTGCGGCTCACGGCGGCCCGGGTGCTGACCGAAGCGACCACCGGGTTTGAACGCCGTCTGATTGCCCGTAACAGTGGCAGTCTGTTGTGGCGTTACGATTTTGCTGATGGCTGGTTGTTCTCTTCGGCCTACTATCTGGCTAAAGATTACAACGACTACCGCTACGAACAGGCCACCGCACAACTGGCCAAACGTTATCATCTCGGCCCAACGGAACTGGAGCTGCGCGCCATGATTGAACACAACCTCTCGGGTGATCCCGTCGTCTTCGACGAGAACCTCTACCGCGACAACAGCCGATACTGGTTTTCCGTGGCGATAAACTTCTGACAGGCGTCGTCATGAGGCCATGGCGGCCCGCACTGGTTGTCCTGCTACTGTGCCTGGCGGCGCAGGGTGTGGGCGCGGCCGGTGTGAAGCTGGCGGTCACGGGGGCTTCTGACGGTTTCCGGGAACGCTTCAGTGTCGCGCTTGATGAGGAGCTGGGGCAGCTGTCCGGTGACGACATCAGTTGGGTCGAGCCGCGCAAGGCTGATCTCACGCTGGCGCTGGGCGACAACGCCTTCCGCGACGCCCTGACGCTGCGCCGTCCGGTGCTGGGCCTGTTTGTCAGCCGCGACGTGGCGCTGGAAGCCTTCACGGCCGGCTGCGGCTGCAGTGCCTTCTTCAGTGAAACGGATCCGATCCGGCAACTGCGCCTGGCGCGTTTGCTGTTTCCCGGCGCCTACCGCATCGGTGTGCTCACCAGCCCCGGCAGCGCCTGGGTGAGCGGCTTGCTGGGCCCCTATGCCGAAAGCCGCGAGATCACGCTGGTGCACAGTGAAGTCGTGGACAGCAATGCGCTGGCACGGGAGTTGCCTCGCCTGTTGTCGCAGGTGGATGTGTTGCTCGCGGTGAACGACCCGCAGCTTTATACCGCAGGCACGGCGCGGCTGGTCCTGCTGACCAGCTACCGCCAGAACAAGCCTGTCATCGGTCCGGACGAACTGTTCGTGCAGGCCGGCAGCGTTGCCACGACCTTCACCTCCGGTGAAGACATGGTGCTGCAGGCGGCCCGTGCCGTGGCGGACTACAACAACCGTGGCCGGCTGCCGCCGCCGGATTTCGCCACGGCGTTTTCCGTTCAGGTGAACCAGCACGTGGCGCGTTCCTATGGCGTGCCGGTACTCGATGAACAGACTCTGTGGCAGCAACTGGAGGCCGGCGAGTGAAACCCATGCGCTCTCTGCAACAGCAACTCCAGGTGCTGGGCATCCTGCCCGCGCTGATTCTGCTGGTGCTGCTGTTGGGTCTGCTGACCTGGCAACGCTTTGGCGATGCGGCAGCCGAACTCGACGGCAAAGGCCGTTTCATCGTGCGTCATCTGGCGTCCTCGTCCGAATACGGTGTGTTGTCCGGCAACTACGAAGATTTGCGTCAACAGGCGCGGCTGGCACTGCAGGACCCGGAAGTACGCTACGTGCTGTACACCGATACCGATGGCCAGGTGCTGCTTTATCAGGGAACCGACGATGCCGTGACGCAGCCGGAAGAGCGGCAGGAATCACTGCGCACCTACCGGGCCCGCATCTATCGCCAGCCGCTGTTCTTTGCGCCCGAGTTCAGTGATGCGATCCCGGCCCCGCCGGCGCGGCCGGAAGTGATTGGTGAAGTCAGCCTGGGCCTCTCCAACGCGTCTGTGGCGGCCCGCCAGCGGGAAATCCTGCTGGCCAGCCTGGCGCCGGCCGTGGCGGCAGTGATCGTGGCATTGTGGATTGCTGCCCGGCTGGCGCGCACCATCTCGGTGCCGATCAACCGGCTGTCGCGGCTGGTGCGGGTGATCCGTGGTGGCGGTTACCACGTGCGCGGCGCCAGCCCGCTGCAGGGTGAACTGGCCGGCCTGCAGAACGACATCAACGAACTGGCCGCCGCGCTGGAGCGCGCCCGGCGCGAGCAGGATGCGGCCATGGATGAATTGCGCGAGGCGCGTCAGCGGGCCGAAGCCGCCAGCCAGGCCAAGAGCGGGTTCCTGGCGATGATGAGCCACGAACTGCGCACCCCCATGAACGGCGTGCTCGGCATGCTGCAACTGATGGAAACCACAGCGCTCAGCCGCGAACAGCAGGAATACGCCTCGGCGGCGGTGGAATCCACCAACCACCTGCTCGAAGTGATCAACGACATCCTCGATTTTTCCCGTATCGAATCCGGACGCATGGACATTGAGCAGTTGTTCTTCGCTCCGGAAGAACTGGTGCGCAACTGCATCGCCAATTTCCGTTATCTGGCCGAACAGAAAGGGCTGGTACTGGCGCTGGACGGCATCGAATCACTGGCCAACCTGGAAGTGCGCTCCGACCCGACCCGCATGCGCCAGGTGCTCAGTAACCTGGTCGCCAACGCGATCAAGTTCACCGACCAGGGCAGCGTCACGGTGCGCGCCGGGTGCGAGCTGGTGCACGGCAGCAGCCGTGTGGAGCTGTTCCTGTCAGTGAGCGACACCGGCATCGGCATCGCCCGGGACAAGCTCGAGGGCCTGTTCGACGCCTTCTCGCAGGTGGATTCCTCCACCTCACGCCGCTACGGCGGCGCCGGCCTCGGGCTGGCCATCTCCCGGCGCCTGTGCACCATGCTCGGCGGCCGGCTGGAAGTGGACTCGGCGCCGGGGCAGGGCACCTGCTTCACCGCCACCTTCGTCGTCGACAGCCGCCCCCGGGCGCTGGTGCGCGCCGGCAACGGCAGCGAAGAGCGGGTGCTGGAGCTCAAGGGCCGGGTTCTGCTGGTGGAAGACAACGCGGTCAATCGCATGGTGGCGCAGCGCATGCTCAGCGGCACCGGGCTGGATACCGTCACTGCCGAGAACGGCGAACAGGCGCTGGCGCTGCTGGAGCAGGAGGACTTCGACTGCGTGCTGATGGACATCCAGATGCCGGTGCTCGATGGCCTGGAGGCCACCCGGCAACTGCGCAGCCGCGAGCGCAAGACCAGCCGCCGCCGCACACCGGTGATTGCCCTGACCGCCAATGCCCTGTCCGGCGAGCGGGAACGATGCCTGGCGGTCGGCATGGACGATTATCTGGCCAAGCCGTTCCAGCGGCGCAAGCTGCTGTACATGGTGGCCCGTTACCTCCCGGGCAGCCCACTGGCGCTGTAGGGAGCGGCTCGCCTAGCGCGGATCCTGCGTAGGATGAACTGCCAGCACCTCGGATTCCATTTCCCCGTCGGCCAGCCGCGTGCGTAACCGGTCGCCGGATTGCACCGCTGCCACGGAGCGCAGCGCCGTATCCCCCACGAAACTGATGCTGTAGCCGCGCCCCAGCGTTGCCAGCGGGCTGGCGGTATGCAGCCGCTGCCCCAGTTGCGCCAGTTCCCGCTGTGTCTGCTTCAGTTGCCGGGGAGCGGGCAGCACCAGCCGGCGGGCGAGGGCGTCCAGGGTCTGCTGGCGGCGGGCCAGCAGCGCAGAAGGGTTCTGCGCCTGCAGCCGGCGCGACAATTGATGCGCCTGCTGGCCTGCCAGTGCCAGCTGATGGCGCATTTGCCGTTGCAGCCGGGCGTCCAGTTCATCCAGTTGCTGGGCGTGCTGCTCCAGCCGCTCACGCGGGTGGCGCAGCCGGCGGCGCACCGCAGTCAGGCGCTCGGCCTGTTGCAGCAGATGTAACTGCACCTGCCGCGCCAGCCGGCGCTGCGCCACCTTCAGGCGGTCCGTGAACAATGTCAGGTCTGGCCCGACAAGCTCGGCCGCGGCGGAAGGCGTAGGCGCACGCATATCGGCGGCGAAATCGGTCAGGCCGGTATCCACCTCGTGGCCCACCGCCGAGACAACCGGAATGCCGCTGGCGGCCACGTCCCGTGCCAGTTGCTCATCATTGAAGGCCCACAGGTCTTCCAGCGAGCCGCCACCCCGGGCCAGGATCAGCACATCGCACTCCTGGCGCGCATTGGCCAGCGCCAGCGCGGCGCGCAACTGGGCGGGCGCGTCCCGGCCCTGCACGGCGGCGGGGTAGATCAGCACCGGAATCTGCGGGCAGCGGCGTTTGAGCACATGCAGGATGTCGCGGATCACTGCACCGCTGGGCGAGGTGATCACGCCGATCTGGCGCGGCAGCGCCGGCAGCGGGCGCTTGCGGTCGCTCTCGAACAGCCCCTCGGCGCGCAGTTTTTCCTTCAACGCCTCGAACTGCTGGCGCAGGCGGCCTTCACCGGCTTCTTCCATGTGCTCTACCACCAGCTGGAAGCTGCCGCGTGGCACATACAGCGTGATCCGTGCGCGCACCAGCACCTGCTGGCCATTGCGGGGCGTGAACCGCAACATCTGGTTGCGATTGCGGAACATGGCCGCCGTTACCTGAGCGCGGTCATCCTTGAGACTGAAGTACAGGTGGCCGGACGCCGGGCGCGACAGATTGGACAGCTCCGCCTCCAGCCAGATCAGCGGAAAACTGCCTTCCAGCAGGCCCTGGGCCTCCAGATTCAGGCGGCTGACGGTGTAGACACGCCGTTCCGCCGTGGGGTGGCCAGCGAGGATATCGGGGTCAATGCTCATGGCGGCAAAGTCTACCTGCTTCCGGCACGGCGCGCGCGGACAGTGGATTGACATTTACCCGCAACCCGCCAACCCCTATAATTGTCCGCTTAATTTTCGCCCACTAGCTACGGTGCCTTATGCTCAGAATTGTGCAAGAAGCACTGACATTCGACGACGTTCTTCTGGTACCCGCCTACTCCGAAGTGCTGCCCAAGGATGTCTGTCTCAAGACCCGCCTGACCCGCGAGATCAGCCTCAACATCCCGCTGGTGTCCGCCGCCATGGATACCGTCACCGAACACCGCCTGGCCATCGGCATGGCCCAGGAAGGCGGCATCGGCATCTTGCACAAGAACATGGAAGTGGAAGACCAGGCGCGCCATGTGCGCATGGTGAAAAAGTATGAGAGCGGTGTGGTGAAAGACCCGATCACAGTGAGTTCGGACACCACTGTGGCCGAGCTGCTGCGCATCACCGAGTCGCACAACATTTCCGGCGTGCCGGTGGTGGAAGGCGACAACGTCGTCGGTATCGTCACCAGCCGTGACACCCGGTTCGTGACCGAATACAACCAGCCGGTGGCGGCCGTGATGACCGGCAAGGACCGCCTGGTGACCGTGCGCGAAGGCGCCAGCGCCGACGAAGTACAGCAACTGCTGCACCGTCATCGCATCGAAAAAGTCCTGGTGGTCAACGAAGCCGGCGCCCTGCGCGGCCTGATCACCGTGAAGGACATCGAAAAGGCCACCAACTATCCGAATGCCTGCAAGGATTCCCAGGGCCGTCTGCGTGTGGGCGCGGCCGTAGGCACCGGTGCTGACAGCGAAGCGCGTGTCGAAGCACTGGTGGATGCCGGCGTGGACGTGATCGTGGTGGATACCGCCCACGGCCATTCCCGTGGCGTGATCGAACGCGTGGCCTGGATCAAGAAACACTTCCCGCACATTCAGGTGGTTGGCGGCAACATCGCCACAGCTGCTGCGGCCGTGGCACTCGTGGAAGCCGGCGCTGACGCGGTGAAAGTCGGCATCGGCCCCGGTTCCATCTGCACCACCCGCATCGTCGCCGGTATCGGCGTGCCGCAGATCACGGCCGTTTCCGAAGTGGCCGACGCGCTGGCGAAATATGATGTGCCGCTGATTTCCGACGGGGGTATCCGCTTCTCCGGCGACGTCTCTAAAGCCGTTGCCGCCGGTGCAAGCTGCATCATGATCGGCTCACTGCTGGCCGGCACCGAAGAGGCGCCGGGTGAAGTGGAACTGTTCCAGGGCGGTTACTACAAGGCCTACCGTGGCATGGGCTCGCTCGGCGCCATGTCCGGCAAATCCAACTCCAGCGACCGCTACTTCCAGGATGCGGCCGCCGGCGTGGAAAAACTGGTACCGGAAGGCATCGAAGGCCGTGTGCCCTACAAAGGCCCGATGACCAACATCGTGCACCAGCTGATGGGCGGCCTGCGGGCGTCCATGGGCTACACCGGTTGCCGTGACATCGACGAAATGCGCACCAAACCGCAGTTCGTGAAGATTACCGGCGCCGGCATGAAGGAATCCCACGTCCATGACGTGACCATCACCAAGGAAGCACCGAACTACCCGGTGGGGTGAAACAGTACATAGCCCCTGGCAGGTCGAAGGCAAAATCGGTCGGGCTGGCTCCGGCCGTTTTTGCTTTCTGATCCACGGTAAACAAGCCATTGAACGCGCCCGGCCAACGCCGGGCACCCGAGATGAACACGACGCCTGTCGTCGCAGCGGATTGCAGACCATGAAAGACATTCATTCCCAGCGCATCCTGATTCTGGATTTCGGCTCGCAGTACACCCAACTGATCGCCCGCCGCGTGCGCGAGATCGGCGTCTATTGCGAAATCCGGGCCTTCGATATGGATGACGCGGAAATCCGCGCCTTCGACCCGGCCGGCGTGATTCTTTCCGGTGGCCCGGAAACCGTGACCATGACCGAAACCCCGCGCGCCCCGCAGCGCGTGTTCGAACTCGGCGTGCCGGTGCTGGGCATCTGCTACGGCATGCAGACCATGGCCTCGCAACTCGGTGGCGCTGTCATCAACGGCGAAAAACACGAATTCGGCTACGCCCGCGTCGAAAAACGCGAGCCCAACAGCCTGCTCGACGGCATCGTCGATCACGAAGAGGACGCCCGCAATTTCCTCGACGTCTGGATGAGCCACGGCGACCGCGTCGACGGCGTGCCCGGTGGCTTCGTCATTGCGGCCAGCACCGACTCCTGCCCGATCGCCGCCATGGCCGACGACGAACGCCGCTTCTACGGCGTGCAATTCCACCCGGAAGTGACTCACACGCTTCAGGGCGGCCGCCTGCTGGAGCGCTTCGTGCGCGATATCTGCCAGTGCGAAAAACTCTGGACCCCGGACAACATCATCGAAGATGCCATCGCCCAGATTCGCGAACTGGTGCGCGATGAAGAAGTGATCCTCGGCCTCTCCGGTGGTGTTGATTCCTCCGTCGTCGCCGCGCTGCTGCACAAGGCCATCGGCGAACAGCTCACCTGCGTGTTCGTGGATAACGGCCTGCTGCGTCACCGCGAAGGCGACCAGGTGATGGAAATGTTCGCCGAGAACATGGGCGTCAAAGTCATTCGCGTCGATGCCGAAGACATTTTCCTGAGCAAACTCGCAGGCGTGAGCGACCCGGAGCAGAAACGCAAGATCATCGGCAACACCTTCATCGATATCTTCGATGCCGAAGCCGCCAAGCTGGCAAACGCCCACTGGCTGGCCCAGGGCACCATCTACCCGGACGTGATCGAATCCGCCGCCAGCAAAACCGGCAAGGCACACGTGATCAAATCCCACCACAACGTGGGCGGCCTGCCCGAGCACATGAAACTCAAACTGGTCGAGCCCCTGCGCGAACTGTTCAAGGACGAAGTGCGCAAAATCGGCCTGGAACTGGGCCTGCCCTACGACATGGTCTACCGCCATCCTTTCCCTGGCCCCGGCCTGGGCGTGCGCATCCTCGGCGAAGTGAAAAAGGAATACGCCGACACCCTGCGCCTGGCGGACGATATCTTCATCACCGAACTGCATGCCGCCGGCCTGTATCACAAGACCAGTCAGGCATTTACCGTGTTCCTGCCAGTGAAGTCGGTGGGCGTGGTGGGCGATGCCCGTCGGTATGAATATGTGGTGGCGTTGCGTGCGGTGGAAACCATCGACTTCATGACGGCGCGTTGGGCGCATTTGCCGTATGAGTTTCTGGAGAAGGTGTCGAGCCGGATTATCAATGAAATTCCGGGGATCAGCCGGGTGACGTACGATGTGTCGTCGAAGCCGCCGGCGACGATTGAGTGGGAGTGACGGGCACTGGCTGGCAATGTCTAGCAACGGCAGGCATTTCGGCTGAGGGTAAAAGAACTTTCCGCTAAGCGATAGACTGTATGTAAACACAGTATTGCAAGGACGCGGAACATGCCTCATGTGGCGGCCAGGACGGCCAGCCGGGATCGGGATACTGGTCGTTACCAGAGCCACCGACCCGAGCAAACCCTTCTCTATCAGATCGTTGACGAGTATTACCCGGCATTCGCTGCGCTTATGGCAGAGCAGGGAAAGGAATTGCCGGGCTATGTGCAACGGGAATTTGAAGAATTTCTCCAATGCGGGCGGCTGGAGCATGGCTTTCTACGGGTTCGCTGCGAGTCTTGCCACGCCGAGCACCTGGTCGCTTTCAGCTGTAAGCGTCGCGGTTTCTGCCCGAGCTGTGGGGCGCGGCGGATGGCCGAAAGTGCCGCCTTGCTGGTTGATGAAGTACTGCCTGAACAACCCATGCGTCAGTGGGTGTTGAGCTTCCCGTTTCAGCTGCGTTTCCTGTTTGCCAGCCGGCCCGAGATCATGGGGTGGGTGCTGGGCATCGTTTACCGCGTCATTGCCACGCACCTGGTCAAGAAAGCGGGCCATACC is from Isoalcanivorax pacificus W11-5 and encodes:
- the xseA gene encoding exodeoxyribonuclease VII large subunit, whose amino-acid sequence is MSIDPDILAGHPTAERRVYTVSRLNLEAQGLLEGSFPLIWLEAELSNLSRPASGHLYFSLKDDRAQVTAAMFRNRNQMLRFTPRNGQQVLVRARITLYVPRGSFQLVVEHMEEAGEGRLRQQFEALKEKLRAEGLFESDRKRPLPALPRQIGVITSPSGAVIRDILHVLKRRCPQIPVLIYPAAVQGRDAPAQLRAALALANARQECDVLILARGGGSLEDLWAFNDEQLARDVAASGIPVVSAVGHEVDTGLTDFAADMRAPTPSAAAELVGPDLTLFTDRLKVAQRRLARQVQLHLLQQAERLTAVRRRLRHPRERLEQHAQQLDELDARLQRQMRHQLALAGQQAHQLSRRLQAQNPSALLARRQQTLDALARRLVLPAPRQLKQTQRELAQLGQRLHTASPLATLGRGYSISFVGDTALRSVAAVQSGDRLRTRLADGEMESEVLAVHPTQDPR
- a CDS encoding ABC transporter substrate-binding protein, yielding MRPWRPALVVLLLCLAAQGVGAAGVKLAVTGASDGFRERFSVALDEELGQLSGDDISWVEPRKADLTLALGDNAFRDALTLRRPVLGLFVSRDVALEAFTAGCGCSAFFSETDPIRQLRLARLLFPGAYRIGVLTSPGSAWVSGLLGPYAESREITLVHSEVVDSNALARELPRLLSQVDVLLAVNDPQLYTAGTARLVLLTSYRQNKPVIGPDELFVQAGSVATTFTSGEDMVLQAARAVADYNNRGRLPPPDFATAFSVQVNQHVARSYGVPVLDEQTLWQQLEAGE
- the guaB gene encoding IMP dehydrogenase, whose translation is MLRIVQEALTFDDVLLVPAYSEVLPKDVCLKTRLTREISLNIPLVSAAMDTVTEHRLAIGMAQEGGIGILHKNMEVEDQARHVRMVKKYESGVVKDPITVSSDTTVAELLRITESHNISGVPVVEGDNVVGIVTSRDTRFVTEYNQPVAAVMTGKDRLVTVREGASADEVQQLLHRHRIEKVLVVNEAGALRGLITVKDIEKATNYPNACKDSQGRLRVGAAVGTGADSEARVEALVDAGVDVIVVDTAHGHSRGVIERVAWIKKHFPHIQVVGGNIATAAAAVALVEAGADAVKVGIGPGSICTTRIVAGIGVPQITAVSEVADALAKYDVPLISDGGIRFSGDVSKAVAAGASCIMIGSLLAGTEEAPGEVELFQGGYYKAYRGMGSLGAMSGKSNSSDRYFQDAAAGVEKLVPEGIEGRVPYKGPMTNIVHQLMGGLRASMGYTGCRDIDEMRTKPQFVKITGAGMKESHVHDVTITKEAPNYPVG
- the der gene encoding ribosome biogenesis GTPase Der produces the protein MKPVLALVGRPNVGKSTLFNRLTRTRDALVADMPGLTRDRKYGLGRGADRPYVVIDTGGIGEGLEGVAEPTTEQARLALAEADAVLFLVDGRAGLTVADQQLAQLMRTLNKPVHLVVNKTDGLDEDSAMAEFYALGLGEVHAIAAVHGRGVRRMLENVLAPFPLPPEVDAEEQAADSGIKVAVLGRPNVGKSTLVNRLLGEERVVVYDMAGTTRDTIEIPYERHGKRYTLLDTAGIRRRGKVFEAVEKFSVIKAMQAIDDAHVVVIVIDAREGLTEQDLHLLGYIIEAGRSVVMAVNKWDGLSVEHREQVKAELGRRLEFAPWMRVHTISALHGTGVGDLYPLIERAWASAFPKVSTNSLTQMMEAIVARHQPPIVGRNRIKLRYAHIGGSNPPRIIIHGSKADSVPAGYRRYLENRFREQLKLEGTPVRVEFKSSENPYEGKKNTLTERQIRRKKRLMKHVKR
- a CDS encoding response regulator, whose product is MRSLQQQLQVLGILPALILLVLLLGLLTWQRFGDAAAELDGKGRFIVRHLASSSEYGVLSGNYEDLRQQARLALQDPEVRYVLYTDTDGQVLLYQGTDDAVTQPEERQESLRTYRARIYRQPLFFAPEFSDAIPAPPARPEVIGEVSLGLSNASVAARQREILLASLAPAVAAVIVALWIAARLARTISVPINRLSRLVRVIRGGGYHVRGASPLQGELAGLQNDINELAAALERARREQDAAMDELREARQRAEAASQAKSGFLAMMSHELRTPMNGVLGMLQLMETTALSREQQEYASAAVESTNHLLEVINDILDFSRIESGRMDIEQLFFAPEELVRNCIANFRYLAEQKGLVLALDGIESLANLEVRSDPTRMRQVLSNLVANAIKFTDQGSVTVRAGCELVHGSSRVELFLSVSDTGIGIARDKLEGLFDAFSQVDSSTSRRYGGAGLGLAISRRLCTMLGGRLEVDSAPGQGTCFTATFVVDSRPRALVRAGNGSEERVLELKGRVLLVEDNAVNRMVAQRMLSGTGLDTVTAENGEQALALLEQEDFDCVLMDIQMPVLDGLEATRQLRSRERKTSRRRTPVIALTANALSGERERCLAVGMDDYLAKPFQRRKLLYMVARYLPGSPLAL
- a CDS encoding TonB-dependent receptor plug domain-containing protein, producing the protein MRSLLLVLVMSASSQGAVAALDWPPASGHDDAGASASGMPVVLTPARLRQPQSEVPASVTVIDRSLIEASGAREIYQLFRLVPGMAALKVDGNVPTVAYHATQARDTRRMLVLVDGRSVYQPGLSRVLWNDIPLEVEDIERIEVTRGPNAAAYGANAFTGIINIISRHPEDVIGTTVSIRGGNNGVRDVRLTDGRRWSDGGLRLTAARRADEGYDDDILYLGRPLRDAREVHTFNLRLAHHLNLRDTLEVFAGGARTALQRPVDSGLLTFVDYTRLPEEDNRSGFLQLRWSREISDQHQLRVQTYAQYTRAALSQSVCTLDPLTGLPGPGGGVFYSRELRDLYNANNRDLDATLAAFPSDPAVLNRYSTLAGSGAAPFCHGLGQQVEEQRADLEIEDTLQLHRRVRLVTGANVRQDRAVSQVFLRGTHENNSQALFSNLELMPLDPVRINLGGFYQWDEINGSEFSPRAALIWTPAPGHGVRLVYSRAVRSVDVYEDQADTSIRPEKLPADYRDNAVALLGWTQPELFLTQRSDGMLKSERIRSRELGYFGRMGQFEIDVRFFNERLSDLISRPVNPFQFEASNADRVDHRGWETQLAWWPHRRHLLRLTAARVLTEATTGFERRLIARNSGSLLWRYDFADGWLFSSAYYLAKDYNDYRYEQATAQLAKRYHLGPTELELRAMIEHNLSGDPVVFDENLYRDNSRYWFSVAINF